The sequence below is a genomic window from Sulfuracidifex metallicus DSM 6482 = JCM 9184.
CTTTTCTTCCGAAGAGTTAAGGCACTAAGATGAAGAGCTAACTTTAGAATAATCTAGGAAAAATGATGAATATTCAGGTTATTCAATTATTCTCTATAGATTAGCTTTTTGAACCCCTAAAATGTGTTTGAAAAACGTGGGTTCAACCCGTTTTGTGTAAGTTATTCTCTAGAACGGTAAGAAGTGAATTTGTACGGATACACATAGTAAATGTAAGGCTTCATTTTTCCTCCTCTATAAATCCCTTTAGAGGTAAACAAGTCAGGCTTGAAATAAATACCCTTCTTTACTTGAAACTCCTCCATCACCTTGGCTATTAAATCCTTTACCTTCAAGATCTTCTTGAAGTCTAAAGAAGATTCTATGTAAACAATCAAAGGAAGTTCCTCTCCCGTCAAGCTCGTGTCAACCTTAGCTTCATAGGCCAACCTTTCTTTTTCTAGTTGTTTTATCACCGTTGAGAAGAAGGAGCCGTAAACTTCCCTTTTCACGAAGACCATCCACTTGCCTATCAGATCTTCCTCAATTTCATAAAGTGGAGCATCTAACTTTTTCCTCAACTCTTTTACGAACAAAATGAACTCCTTTTCCATGACATTTACTTCGCCTTTCATCTCCTCCTTTGCTATAGATAACATTTCCTCGTCAGTCTTCTTCCTTAGCAAAGTCGAGTTGTCCTCAATAGAACCAGAAGGTTCCCTTGAGATGTAGAAGAGCCATCCTCCATCAGGTTTCAGCCCACGGGAATATGCCGCATTAAGAATATTCTCCGCCTTACTCCTTAGAGGCTCCCTCAATGCGTCCAAAGAGAATTTCCAGTCCTTCACTTGACTCAAGTTAAAGTGAATGGAGAAAGCTCTAGATACAAGAAATCCAACGTCTTTCACGCCGTTTATTTTCGCCAGATGTTTCATAGCTTTTTCACTCTCACCTATCACCTTGGCATATCCCTGATGTTTAGCCAAGTGACATGAAGGACAGAGAGTTCTTATTGAGGTTAACGAGGCCCTTCCTTTTCCGCCTTCAACAAAATAATTCCAATCCTCGTCAATTTCGTTCCCTACACCGTTACATATGACACATCGTTCTCTTGAAAGTGAGAACCAAAAGTCATGAAGTTCCTTTAACGTTTGTTCGCAGCCTTCACAGAAGACTTCACCTAGTCCAGGATCAACTCGAGAAAACGAAGCCAAACTGTAACCCCAAAGGGGAGAGGGAACCAGTCTGGGACAAAGTTTCTTCAGGTTAGAACATATCTCCTCATAAGCCTCCATATCAAGATAATTTAAGCTACATTAACATTAATTAGGATTTCGTTCTCTAAATGAAAATAGATTCTAAGATAAAAATGAAAACCCACTTTAGAAGGAGGTCTCTATTACACACTATTCTTTAAGGTTATACCTTGATTGCTATTTCTTAGGCTTTTACCTAAGTTAATTATTCTCCTATATTAACTTTAATATAATAAAATATACTTGATTATTATATATAAAAATAATTAGAACCTTTTATCTTAATAAAAAGTAGAAGAAATAAGTTATTATTTATCTATTTATTTTTTATAAGTTTTCTTTTTTCTAATATCTTTGTAAATAAAATGTAGCCAATGATCACAGGAACAAATATCCATAAGGCGACGTCTATAACTTCTAATGGAGCGTTATAGTAAAAACTGGTAAATATTGAACTTAGTGACTTTCCGGCTAAGTTTTCCATAAAAGCTAACGGTGCAGCGAAAGAGAAGTAATCTTCATATTTAAGTATATGAATCCCGTTTAAATCCAGCACAAAGAACAAGGACGGCTCGATAAATAGGAAGAACACATATGCAAAGATGGATAGACCGAGAAATGTACCTGAGCTCTTTACAGCCCCGCCTATTAAGAACATTAATGAGTAAAACGCCACAAGGCTCAGCGAGAGTCCAATGAATATATAAAGAGTTGGTAAGATTCCTACGAAGGTTCCAGTGATGGATAACAACGCAATAGAAAGTATAATCATGAAGACTCCGGAGGAGACAAAAGCTGTTATTGCTCCGCCCAGGAACCTATTTATGAATATCTCCTCTCTGGTGATGGGCTTTGACAGCAGAAATTCTAAAGCCCCCGTTCCCCTAGGTTTGGCAAGAAGGGAATAAGCTAGGTATAAGAAGATTATAGGGAAGAATTCAGCATACAGGGAGAAGGAACTCTCAAAGCCTGTAAGTTCGTCTATTGAAATCGGTGACCCAGAAGTTACTTCATAGTTCGTTATAGAGTTCGTGTATTGACTAGAGTTAATTGGTTTAGCTAAGAAGTAAAAGAGCAAAGTTGAAGGGTGATGTCTCACGTTTATCATGTAGCTTCTTATTCCTAGACTTTGATTAGCAATGAAATGAGAGTTTTTCAAGGAAAAATTACCGAATCCTCGAGTTGCTGACAAGCTCACCTTATCTGTTACGTTGTAGTACAAGGAAACTGGTAATAAGGTCGAAACGTAAAGCTTTACACTCCCATTAGGAAAGTAATTAGATACAAGGAATGATGAAAACGAGTTAATATTTACACCAGGACTGAAGAAGGGCTCATTTGTATACGGGGATGAGTAATAGAATGTTTCGTTTTGTAAATGTAGGAATTCGCTAATATTTAACCCGTTTTCTTGATAGACAATCAGCGCTAATGGTATAATCTTTTGTTGAAGAGGCAAGTTAAAAGAAATCTCTCCAGAAGAATTAGTAGTTCCTGAAGCCATTTCAGTATTATTGCTGTTTAAAACTGATACTTTTACCCCTGAGGCAGGATCTCCGTTAGGTCCAATAGTCATTGCAGTTACTCTAAGATGATTTCCATTGACCTCGGAATATCCTATTACTGAATACTTAATATCCACCTGATTTCCGATACCATGATCTATAGTATAGGCTATCCCTATCCCAGCTACGGCAAAGACTATCAAGAAAAGCAGAGTGGATATCCTGAGAAAGCTCCTCTTGAAGTCAAATATGAACGGTCTCATTATTGACACCTATTATCTTGAAGAAGACCTCCTCTAATGAGGAGTACTCCATCTTCATTTCATATATCTTGTACTCTGATGAAAGTATAGAGTTAACTTTTGAAGGGTCGTCTTTAAAGTCTCTTACCATCACTTGGTTTCCGTTAACTAGGGGTTCTCCGAACTTTGAAAGCTTATCCAATAACTTATTATCAACCTTGTCTACTCTCAGGACCAAGGAAGGAGTTGCAAATTTCCTTATTTCATCAATAGTCATAATTTTAACTATTTTTCCCTTATGAATGAAAACAACCCTGTCAGCCAAGCTCTCCACTTCACTAAGTATATGAGACGAGAAGAGGATTGCCTTCCCTTCCTTCTTGAGGCTAGCAGCCAAGTTGCGAAAGTACATTATTCCTTGGGCATCAAGGCCGTTGAGTACCTCGTCAAAAAGGTAATTCTTAGGGTTAGAGATAAGGCAAACTGCAAGGGCGAACCTCCTCTTCATACCCTGCGAATAGTTCTCCAGCTTTCTTTTTTCGAAGCCCTTCAAACCTACCTTCTCTAGCATTTCCATACCCATTTTTCTGGCTTCTGAAGTGGAATATCCGTAATAACCGGCTATATAAACGAAGTAGTCAATTGCTTTCACGTCCAACTCGAAGATGGGAAGCTCTGGAACCCAAGCCAGCCTTTCAGAAGCCTTCTTCTTATCCTTTACTATGCTATACCCATCAACTAATACGTCTCCAGAATTAGGGAAGATGACCCCTGATGCTATTCTCATGGTTGTCGTCTTCCCTGCACCGTTCAGACCGACGAAGCCTGTGATCTCCCCGTCTGGCACGCTAAAAGTTTCATCTTCCAAGACTTTGAAACGACCAAAAGTTTTAGTCACGTGTTGAATCTCAAGCATTAGCTACAAATATGAAAAGGATGGTTAAATCTCTTTTGCAAAGTCATATAAGATATGATAAAAAATGAGAATGATTATAAATGAAGAAAAATGAGAGAAATGAACCTCGAAAAAGAGTGGAGATCTGAACGTTATCTCTTTATAGTTGTAGAATATTCTTCTCTATTATTGCACTAAATATCGTTTACCGATAATGCATCATTAGGCCTTGTTTTTCTATAATGTTAGTGCATTCAGCGCTTAACTGCTTTTATCGTTAAACTTTTTCTTGTGGTACCTTTGTAAGAATCTACCTTAAACAAAAAAGTTAAATTTCATCCCATTAATTTCAAACGTGGAACTCAGAAGCGAAAACGTTATGGTGATCTCTGACCTTCATTACCCTTATTGCGATGTGGACGAGGTGAGGAGAATCGTAAAGGAAGAGAGTCCAGAGACGGTGATTTTGTTGGGTGATGCAGTGGAAGAGGTTAAAGGCTTTCATGACTTTAAGTCTTCCTTAGGTAATGTAGTTCACGTTAACGGTGATGAGGACGTAATTAAGGGAGATGACGACGTGGTTTCGCTGTTTAACGGAGGAAAGAAGTTCACCATGCTCCACGGTCATCAGTTGATGAATGAGGAGGGCGAGAAATGGCTAGCTAAAATCCTGATGAAGGTGAATAGAGAAATTCCTCCGTTTCTCTTCTGTTTAGGTTTCAGAGTTAAAATGAGCGGATTCCTAGTGCTTGGACACTCCCACGCTATGAGCTACTTTCCCTCACTCCAATGCGTGAACGCTGGAACCATGTCATTAAAGAGTAACTTGTATAATGATAGAGGATATCTACTGATTAGGAAAGGAAAAGTGAACATGAAAAGGATATAATCTCCAGGAGGTAGTATACCAACAAATTGGAAGTCGTAATTTTTGTATTTTAGAACTTAAAAATGTTCAGACGAAAAAATAATATATTATTAAAAAAGAAATATAACTATTAAATTATTTCTATTTTACTTACCTCGCAAGAACCCTTTCAACCCGTCCCACTTTACATTGACCCCGTCAACCTCCCCTACTTTGCTTTCTTCCACGTCTAGAGTAAGATGACCTAGTCCCCTGCTCTTAGAGCCTCCCACAGCTATTCCCATCTTCTCTACATACCTTAAGGTATATCTCCATAGTTGAACGTCGCCTTCTGGTCTAAGCACTACCTTCAAGGTAATGTTGGAAGGCTCCACCACTTCTTCCTCGAATAGCCGTTTCTCCTTTTGAGCGCCAAAATTTCTATCCAACACTACATGGGGCTGGATAGAGGTATTTCCTTCAACTAGCGAATCGGAGAAAGATATGGAGGACGCGAAAAGCTTGGAACCGTAAAGTCTATCCACTGGGCACATGTAGTAGTAAACCGCCCTCGTAGTGATCTCCTCTAAGTCTTCCCATGTAACATCGTCTGCAGAAACGTTAGATCTGACT
It includes:
- a CDS encoding DUF1917 domain-containing protein; translation: MEAYEEICSNLKKLCPRLVPSPLWGYSLASFSRVDPGLGEVFCEGCEQTLKELHDFWFSLSRERCVICNGVGNEIDEDWNYFVEGGKGRASLTSIRTLCPSCHLAKHQGYAKVIGESEKAMKHLAKINGVKDVGFLVSRAFSIHFNLSQVKDWKFSLDALREPLRSKAENILNAAYSRGLKPDGGWLFYISREPSGSIEDNSTLLRKKTDEEMLSIAKEEMKGEVNVMEKEFILFVKELRKKLDAPLYEIEEDLIGKWMVFVKREVYGSFFSTVIKQLEKERLAYEAKVDTSLTGEELPLIVYIESSLDFKKILKVKDLIAKVMEEFQVKKGIYFKPDLFTSKGIYRGGKMKPYIYYVYPYKFTSYRSRE
- a CDS encoding ABC transporter ATP-binding protein; translated protein: MLEIQHVTKTFGRFKVLEDETFSVPDGEITGFVGLNGAGKTTTMRIASGVIFPNSGDVLVDGYSIVKDKKKASERLAWVPELPIFELDVKAIDYFVYIAGYYGYSTSEARKMGMEMLEKVGLKGFEKRKLENYSQGMKRRFALAVCLISNPKNYLFDEVLNGLDAQGIMYFRNLAASLKKEGKAILFSSHILSEVESLADRVVFIHKGKIVKIMTIDEIRKFATPSLVLRVDKVDNKLLDKLSKFGEPLVNGNQVMVRDFKDDPSKVNSILSSEYKIYEMKMEYSSLEEVFFKIIGVNNETVHI
- a CDS encoding ABC transporter permease subunit — its product is MRPFIFDFKRSFLRISTLLFLIVFAVAGIGIAYTIDHGIGNQVDIKYSVIGYSEVNGNHLRVTAMTIGPNGDPASGVKVSVLNSNNTEMASGTTNSSGEISFNLPLQQKIIPLALIVYQENGLNISEFLHLQNETFYYSSPYTNEPFFSPGVNINSFSSFLVSNYFPNGSVKLYVSTLLPVSLYYNVTDKVSLSATRGFGNFSLKNSHFIANQSLGIRSYMINVRHHPSTLLFYFLAKPINSSQYTNSITNYEVTSGSPISIDELTGFESSFSLYAEFFPIIFLYLAYSLLAKPRGTGALEFLLSKPITREEIFINRFLGGAITAFVSSGVFMIILSIALLSITGTFVGILPTLYIFIGLSLSLVAFYSLMFLIGGAVKSSGTFLGLSIFAYVFFLFIEPSLFFVLDLNGIHILKYEDYFSFAAPLAFMENLAGKSLSSIFTSFYYNAPLEVIDVALWIFVPVIIGYILFTKILEKRKLIKNK
- a CDS encoding metallophosphoesterase family protein, which produces MELRSENVMVISDLHYPYCDVDEVRRIVKEESPETVILLGDAVEEVKGFHDFKSSLGNVVHVNGDEDVIKGDDDVVSLFNGGKKFTMLHGHQLMNEEGEKWLAKILMKVNREIPPFLFCLGFRVKMSGFLVLGHSHAMSYFPSLQCVNAGTMSLKSNLYNDRGYLLIRKGKVNMKRI
- a CDS encoding RAMP superfamily CRISPR-associated protein; translated protein: MTDKVIRLFKLSFKGDSFRVGGEREGSTVYQLKYTVKGREIPVIPSSSWKGVFKRISEGIAKGKGIGTASSHNNDDHPKEKRNNEEANKRVQSILEHVKSEVGKGTKVKGTQLKGIDIDDEVWTIVRSNVSADDVTWEDLEEITTRAVYYYMCPVDRLYGSKLFASSISFSDSLVEGNTSIQPHVVLDRNFGAQKEKRLFEEEVVEPSNITLKVVLRPEGDVQLWRYTLRYVEKMGIAVGGSKSRGLGHLTLDVEESKVGEVDGVNVKWDGLKGFLRGK